TAACGTATTTCTAAAATGTTCCagcacaggaaaaaaaaactaaggacaAATGTCTAGGTGAAAAAAGCTAGCAATATGAAATTGCCATGAAAGTTGGTTTGGTTGTGTTTTTAATGTTACTTTCCTGTCGAATAATAGGTCCTGGATGGAGTGTAGCGCCGTCTgcaagaggttccactgtttGCTAGATcaaaggttcgaatccgccttagtgttTACCAGGCTCCTCATCCCTTCGGGGCCGACAAATtagtaccaggcttgtctgggaggataaagacactggCTCGACGCATTGGTTTGCTCctacaagtcattgtttagggCAGATAAAACctcaaacctcaaacaattctgaattgaacgaaTGAGTGAACGTGGGgtgcatctcaagcggattgaataACGTCAGAGACTTTCCActttattccgtccattttaaaaaaaaactccctcaaaaaaaagaaagtacgaGTTCTTTAAAAGACCCCTTGCTAACTCGAATTATTGAcatgtttacttatttatctattaaaCACCGCCATCCCACTTCCCTACCAAAAACATAGGCGCATGATCTATTGATGAAGCCAATTCACTCCGTATTACAAACTGGTTGACTTCTTCTGTTCTATACgaataaattgaaatgttgGAGAAAAGTTCCCACAGAAACACTTAATAAACTAAAGGCTTTTGTAAAACAATTCCTTAAATGATAAACAACAAGTAATACTACAATCATATCAAAAAATAGTAGTAACTGTAAATGGAACCGTGatacaataacaaaaaaacagaGTATAGATGTGTTCATATACAATGTAGAATCTTTCTAGAagattttttacttatttgcgcgcataataaaacaaatgcaTTAATCGATTTgtggatgagaaaaaaatttaagatctGGAGTGTGATGAACTTACTGTTTCAGCATgatggcaatttttttttgatgaggaATAATTTTGTATGCTATGTGTTTCTTCCACATCACTCGGAATTAACTCAAATGAAATTATGGAAGGAATTTTGTCCATTAGTGCAGCAAAAAACATAAccataacgttttttttttaatatgtagttaaaaattttttttttttttaaaccccaccattttttttttttttttttttttttttttttaaaaagtttttttttaaaaaaccttactttcctttacttttggcttttttttcctttttttaaacaaaaaaaaaaataaaaagaaaaaaaatatttttttttttttttaaaaaacaaacccCCCCCCGGGTTTTTTTGATAATCGtgcagggtagtgaaaacagaaacctgtctacattgaaaatgccTTACGTTTTCTCACCTGTGCACTTGATTCTTTTggtgaagagaaaataaaggtTTCAGATATGTATTTCAGTAAGGAgcaaatttttggagaaaactCGATAAGAGCTATCTGCTAGTATTTTTCCCGAAATAGTCATCGTTtcaggaattttgaaaatgcgACGATGATTGACGACATACTGTCGTTTTTACAATGTCTATATTTTACCGAGCACAGATTTTGTAATActaacaacaacagcaacagtaCTACAATGTATTAACGTCGCTATGTCATAGCATACTGTAGTTTCCCTACGCTCTCcgagtaactttttttttgttgtatttcatTTCGTGAATAAAAAACGGTTCCGGAGAATTTTCTCTGTGAGCAGAACTTCTCCTCTACTTATTTTCAGCTATACCAAATTTTCATACAAATTACTGTACCTATtggtattattttatttaaacacaaccattttaaaaaaattattagaacatattacagagaaaaaaatttgaactaGATCTATCAGACtattattcaaaaagaaaatcattatATTTAGGCTCTACCACTCGTTACCCATCATACAATCCTTTATTccatcaataaatcaataaatcgatgaCTGTACATATCAATATTTCAgtcctttttctttggtttcttcGGATTTTTGCTACGTGACTTACTCTTGCACATTGGACATATCGGAGCATTGCGATGAATTTGTTGAAAGCAGGATTGGCAGGTCTGAAACATGGATCGATATCGATCAATAAAAGACCTGGAAGGTCAACGAGGACCCCACTGTATATGATTTATATCGAGTCAGTAAGTCATAAGCATCCAATTTTGAGAGCAATTCTTAAAACGCTAAAGTTTGTACAGTAACCATGGAAAACTGGgtggtttgtttttgttagaaaaatttttctttctccagtAGTCTGCTTCTCTTCCTCACTCTTCAGTTTCCTCTTTTACTCTCACATAACCGCCATAGTATGCAAAAATATCGAGAAATATTCCTAATCCTCTTCTTCGTCCGATTCTTTTCCCATTCTTTTCCACGTTTCTTCTTACTCACGTgacaaattttccaaatttgcTATTCcctttaaatttatttccCGTCCTCTTATTTATCCATAGAGCATTATTCTGACCTTCATAGGAGGACTCTGGTGATCGGAAGCTTTCAAATGTGCCGGCACTGCCGGCGGTGGTCGAAATTGTGTGGCCATCATCATCTGATCTAAGGACATCATTGGTGGGATGAGACCGGTAAGACCTTTCCATTGAGGAGCTGATAATGGTGTAGGTGGTGTGGGTAGCctgaaaatatagaaaatcactttctgaaataaatatgGTAGAtcccaaaaaattaaaaagacgTTTTGCGCTATTTGGATCAATGTAACCAAGTGAACATaacataaatatgaaaaatttccaaagaaattcaTACGCCACACATTGTAGATCAGAAATTTTCCAGCATCATTTCGTTAATTGCTGATCACTTcccatttttcttcagtttttctcaacGAATTCATATCTTACGTCTTATTTTTCAACGTGGTTAAGAAATTAATCGGAAGATGAAAaccgctttgaaaaaaaaaatcgtaaaagtATGTCTACGTCCAAATATTGTTTACGTAGCTATACATATGATCCAGAAACAGTAATGATCGAGAAGCTTctgctgctctttttttgtttctctcagtttttttttcattttagctTAGAAGAATCATTTAATACCCACTTAGGAATTCGTGCATGTGGTATATCATCCGGATGAATTGTTGCCTCTTCGCCCAGGCCactttctcgaattttctcatttgacGATTCCATTAATTTCAATAGGGTTTCGtattttcttgctaattgtgTCTCCCGTTCACGTTGTTCGAATCTTGCGTCATCCATTTGCTTCTCTAAGTCGCAtttgtcctttaaaaaatcgattttttttatcaggtTTAAGCGTATCAAACTCGAAAAAATAGCAgataacttttaaaaatcgCAAAGttcagagaaaatttcaattatttctgaTCATGTACGTCAGTTAATAAATAACTACctgatttatttgttgtatgaTCTCCGaatgttcttctttctcaCGATTGAGCTCGTCTATCGTTTTAGCAGTCTCTTCGATAAATCTGGATTAGAGGAAATAATAGGAGCTCTAATACGATGTACAGTTTAAAAAACTACAGGAAAAACTCAGTATTTAACATTTCAAGGACAGAAACCAGCTTATatgtctctcttttttttttgttttgatcgGATTACAAAGGAAAAATACTTCGGCGAAACATAATGGGTTTCCAGGTGAATATCTTGAAACATCCCCTCCAAATATCCGGGGAAATGGTGAGCAGTGATAAAGTTAAATAAGCGAACTTTAAGATAAATGTAGATAGAAATTCTGCAGAGACTAGAAGAGCCGGAGATCCACGAAGAATGTGCGTTTTGCATCCAACgcgaatttttcaataaacctTAAGAATAGGGAATAAAAATGTCGAAAACGCGGGGAATGTGCACGAATTTCCTAAGAACTGGTTCGAAGTACCTACGATTTACGTCGAGATCAGTTTAAAATTACGCGAAAACCGGTGTCAGTTCCAAACACAAGCGGTATTATCCCGAATAATACCCGGGATTTCTCCGACTTATACGAACGACTTCACCAGAGCTGTACCTTTTTAtatattcgtttatttttcattgattttatacTGCATGTAGTAGAAAACAGTTGAtacctttcattttctttaaaatcagCTAGATCAGCAAGGAGTTCCCGTTTTCGTGTCAGGTAGTCGTCGACTCTCCATCTAAACACAATTTATTTTAAGGATAAAATGGCAGATTGATCCGATAGTTTGAAAAGTCATAACTTTTCGTTCCTGCAAAGTCTTTTACGGATAAAACGCTTACTTTCTTCCGCAAATTTCTGCTGCTTCAGGAGGCAGATTAAACTTTATTGGCCCATGAGGACTTAAATACTTGACATATCAATGGTTGTTTCCATCTTTATATTCACATGAGGTGAGGTTAGTAGATCCACTTCCTCATTCTGATCCTCCAGCAACAAAGAATTTGTAGTTTTTTAACATCTACCTTATAAAGGCTGAACTCAGTGCGAAGTGGATTAACACCAGTACTGCCATAATACTGTAAGCTAGTACTTCTGAAGCTAGGGTCTCTACTTTTCAGACATACTAGCTTACAGTATTGCTACAGTATCCACTTTCATTGTTGTTGCAAACGACTCCATGGAGAGACTgaaaaatgtcactattaACACATCCGGTTAATGAATCGTTTCGTCTCGAGCGATTGGTTACGGTATAGGTCACATCAAAACATGCCGCTCATTAGTTTATTGGATGCGGAGCCTATATGGACAAACACAAGCCGCGATAATCGCATAAATGACACATGCTGGATAGTCAGCCCATTCGTCATCTCCATCCTGGCTATGTCGCATATGTTTTGACgcgaaaaaatgcagaaaacatTCATGGCATGTCTGGACCTCGTCTCTCCTTTTTATTACTACTGTAGTGACGCAAAggtttttcaagaaatcatCAAAATTGGAATGGAATCCACAATTTTTGCTCCTATTTCACTTGAGGAATTTAGCCAAGAGCATCCAACCCGTGAGGATAGAAATGCTTCAATGATTCAAAtactaacaaaacaaaacaaaaaatcctaaaaatacataaaatggTTAggtataatataaaatataataatataaataatagtagtataaacacaataataatataaacacataaatttaattaaatgaaatataaatgtaaaattcaaataataatcTATTTTAATCGgcataaaaatgaatatcGACTAAATAAGTCAATCAATGAATGATTTGAAGAGTCATAAACTTGACAAAACCTTCTCGAAACCCgagtattcaaaaaaattccgaaTTTTCTTATGCCCACTACGCAAGTCCGAGTACGGTTATCACTTTCAGCGATTCTATGCTCCACTACCTTACAACAGCTTAATTTTAGTCTATTAAAatgcatttattcatttagaaGCCAATTAGTGGTGCTAAGAGCCCATAGGAAACTCTATagaaagttttttgtttttagaaatAGCTTTGAAATGAAAGTAAGCGTCACAGCACAGCAGAAAATCAGGAATTATGAGATTTTCCCAAGCAGATATTAAGCAAGAACGAGTTTTCCAATGGAAACTTTCCGTAGGttgcaaaaaatggaaaaacataggttccaaagaaatttagaagaatTAGAGAATTTTATTAATGGTACTTGCTAGATTTCGGAAAAGTCTACGCTTGGTAAAAGATTATATTCTTAATTACGAGAGGTAAGGATTAATGTAGAAAAATAAGcaattaataaatgaataaataaaaacagatgtaataaaataaatgaaatgaatatattgatgccttttttttactctggaaaaagcaaaagtttGTTCTTTTCTCCTAATTTTTGGCTCAGTTACTCTTTATTTTCCGTTATGGGACCAGCATTCCTTGATCCTCATTGATTCGATCCCTCACCGTCGTCTCATCACGACGGTGTATGTTAGCCATTTGAGGTCGTCGCTCGGTTCTGCTTCGCCGATGATCGTAACTCTTACGCTCGTGTGGGTTTGTGTTTAATCAGACGAGCCATAAAACGCGAAGGCCGGATGCATTTACGACCAGTGATGAGGCGATTGAGGGAGCGGTAGAAGGAGGATTGTGACGACGATGAGATGTTTGACGGAGGATTACATGGCtgtatatgtattatataagGGCGGGAAGGAGCCTTAATGGAAACAGCTATCCGTAATAACTGAGGTTCTTCACCCACGAAGAGTAAAGCAGATTCTGAACCCTATTTCCGCAATATAGAcaagaaaattcgaagaaaaaataaatgagggaTGAAATCGATTTTATGAGGAGAATAGAAGTGCAGATGAAGGATTAGATGAGCTACGGGAAGGAGAAGCGTAAGAAATTAGCGAGTTAAAATTCTCAACCAGTCCCTATTCTGAAGATGCCAACACTAGAGGAACCAGGACTTTCGCAGAGAAGAGAATTCCCTGAAAATCGGAATTTTCTCTAAGGATTCCGTTGAGATTCTATTGAGACTTTCTTAGGACCTTCATTTCCAGGATAAAGTCTACAGAAGTTAAAGTTTTGGCTCGTGCCTTTATCGAACTTAGTTAATTGAGAAGACAATCAATTGCTTAGGTTGCCAAATGATTCAGAGGATTAATGAGtggacgaatgaatgaatgaatgaatgaatgaatgaatgaatgaatgaatgaatgaatgagtgaacgaatgaatgaatgaactaGTTAGCTAACTAACAAGTAACTGCACATCTCTTGAAAAGTACAGTAACTTTTTCCGGATAACTAAGTTTCATAGCATGAAGTTTAACGCAAAAAATCCCCTTAAATACAGTATTCCCAATCTGATTGAAAGCCATTTACGCAATAGTTTAAAGTGACATCAACGACAAGCTTTCAAAAAGTGAATGTACTTGTGCAATTGCACCTCTTACAAGCAAATATTTGCCAAAAACTGATGGCGTCGCATCATGAATCACTTTTTTGGAAGGTCCCATGTATTCAGCCGAACCCCGGCTATAATGTATTCAACTACACACTTACACATGGCGCAACTTGCACTGCTATTCATCCTATTGTCATTAGGACAACACCTGCCGCAAGCACACCTCGTCGATAGCACTTACAGTAATCCCGCCGTACTTGAAATCGATAGGCGGCCTTTAAAAAGTGAATTGATGAAGTGTTTATGTCATGCTCAATGTAGCGGATTAGGAGATAATCGTTAAGCGGATTACGGTAGCTGGGTGTGAGCATCGCAGGTAAGGCGATTTTTCTTGAGAATAGAACCTAATCAGATCAGCAGAGATGTTTTTTagacgttcaaaaaaaaaagaaatcgcaaACAAATGCCTCGCAAACAAAACAAGGCAGTTAGAGGTCTAGCCAATTCATTTCCAAAGCTAATGAAAAGCTCATGCTCTATCGACAGAATTCAAagatctagaaaaaaacagttttggATCCTGAAAATTAATTCTGAGATCTCTCACATGTGAGTCTTTGTCCTTAATTTTTGACTTAAATTTTGGTGGTGGTTAGatgatattgattttttgaggtCATGAGTTCAAATATAAAAGTCAAAATTAACATTTCTCTAACATTTCTGTCTGATCTAATGAGTCTTGGTAGATTTTAAATCTCGACAACAATCTAGCCGTCAAAGTTGATCTTGAATTAAGGAAGAGGTAGTAAGTATAAAGcttaaaaaagcgaaaaactttcttcgttttctcgaAGCTTGAATATGACACCGAAATAAAATTAGACGCTTTATGGAAACGTCATTTTACTAGGAAGTGATAGCTGGAACAGATTCGTGGTCATAAGAACCTCACTCGTTTCCTccctctccttctttttttctctcctctttcattttttggaagaaatccaTCTCTGGGAAATTCCCCGTAGAGAACATGACCTCCAGAATCTGAACTGGATAGATTTCCCACTCAGCTCCTGCTTTCAGCgagtttttaaagtttttttttaaatctgctTTTCTGCCAGGTACCTTTTTTCCGTCGAAGATTTCTATAAACTTCAgtatattacatatttatgtGTTCCAATAactcttaattttcttttataaaaatCCCAATCCCTAAAAGAAAATTGGGTTTCATTTCTCTCATTTATTtggaatttaaagaaaaatatattctTCCAGGTAAGATTATACCTTAGAAGatatcagaatttttttttatttttcgggAATCTCTAACTCTACAGAGACATGACCTACTATTCCGTATTTTTTTATAGTACaaaaagtaatataatataataatttgatTCTGTTCTTCCTATTCCTCAGCAGTAGCAGTTTGAAGTGATTTTTGGTTAactttacaaaattttcttgtgaGATTCCCCCGTTAATTTTACTCTCGCGAAATTTCGCGCTCCCTCGCTTCGCCTCATTTCACCTACTTCGCTTGAGCCATTCGATTGAGTTGAATCGCATGTATAGACGAATCGATCAATGGAGACGCCATAGTGTCTGAAAGAAAGTGCATTTTAGGACGagatcttctggaaaaaaagatggaaggcGGGGTCGAGATGAAATTAAATCACGACGGAGATATTTTTGAGAGAGAGATtttaaattgagaaaaaaaattaagctcAGTGAGAGAGACAAGCACCGACTACGACCACTAACTATTGTCTCCGGAACGAATCAATAATGATCGTCAAGTGAGCGAAGTGACACGTAGAAACACAATACAGCGAAGTTCCACTTATGTTCTGATGTTTCATTACATTCCATCGGCAGTGTCACTTTATTTGTTTCCACTTATTTCGATATACTAACCAGTAATTTCTATATTGAACAATGAACAATCaattttccatcaaaattaGCCACACAAGGAATTCCAAGAATATTTTCCATTCAGGAGCATTTATGGATCGAAccagtatgaaaaaaaaacctcgagaaaaagtgaatagaCCTGTCCCAACTAGCAACTAATTCAAATGAACAACTAATAAAAATCGTTGTAGGATACCCGGAAAAGATCTGAATGgattaaaaacacaaaaattatttcaaggaaagaagaagtacCGAGAGGTGGATCTGGAACGACTTCAAGGGAAATATGTAGGATATACATACTGCTGttgaaaaaacatttatatGAAACTTATAAGAAACTGTGAAACACTGAAGCTTCAAGGAACCCACATACGAATTAAATAATTCCGGATCAAGTAGTTGACTTTTCACGGATATTTTCGCGGGTGTGTTTTCATGAATTTTAGGTAACTTATTCGGGTTTTTGATGGTTGAAAAATTCACTTCCGGCTACGAATTTTTCACTACCTATAGCTGGCTTTTTttcctaggttttttttaagttctcGCTATGATAGAGTGTGATTGACTTTACCGTGATTCCCCTCCAATTTAGGTCTTCGATTCTAACTACAAGTCTAACAATCCCCCTTAATTTTCATGGATAAGTTCTCTAAGAAcgaatagaaatttcaaaaaaaaaatcgtcttaTTAAATAATCGAAGTCGTGTGAGCTTTTCAAAGTTAGTTTTCTTCCTCAATAGCTAGTGAAACAATCTAAAATAGCagtaattcctttttttgttttagccaccaaatttttttcgaatcaccCCAAATAAGGAATGTATGAGAATTCTCTGAGGATATAGAGGGAGCCTGGATAATTGTTCctatcatctctttttttacttcagcattctctttttttaatttttggaatttgggaagaaattcacttagaaaatgaaaataactaaaatatTAACAAGTTCTGAATTACTACTaatgtatattttttatataagCAGTGAAATCTAAGGCAAAGTCTTAGGACAATTCTTAAAGAGGTACAAATAGGTGCCTCGTTATAACTTCCTGTAACAGTTGAAGGATACTCTAGGATGGGTACTAATCCAGTAATTTCTGATCTCAGAAGAGTAAAGTAGAAAGAATAAGAGAAGTCTAGTTTATTAGGGAATTTCTAGAGAATCTACATAACTCAGCCTCGACCTACAACGACAcgtctcacaaaaaaaatacatcaaaaaaagagaataacaCGAAGAAACTATGGAAATGATTgtgcattttgttttttttttctggttattCTGGAAGAATAAGAAAGTCCAGCTCTAAATGTCCGTTGGAAATAAATCTTTGATCTCATTCATAGTTGCTCCAAACCGTGGTTTTTAAAAGGAATTTCAGGAGAAAACCAGTTCTTGGAATCAAAAGACGGTCTCCTTTATGCTCCGTTACGCATACGGATCTCTTTCGTGTCGACTACATTACGGAAAACTCGCTGCTGATAGATGTGGTTCATAAG
This is a stretch of genomic DNA from Necator americanus strain Aroian chromosome II, whole genome shotgun sequence. It encodes these proteins:
- a CDS encoding hypothetical protein (NECATOR_CHRII.G8229.T4), with amino-acid sequence MASPLIDSSIHAIQLNRMAQAKWRVDDYLTRKRELLADLADFKENERFIEETAKTIDELNREKEEHSEIIQQINQDKCDLEKQMDDARFEQRERETQLARKYETLLKLMESSNEKIRESGLGEEATIHPDDIPHARIPKLPTPPTPLSAPQWKGLTGLIPPMMSLDQMMMATQFRPPPAVPAHLKASDHQSPPMKTCQSCFQQIHRNAPICPMCKSKSRSKNPKKPKKKD